A window of the Lolium perenne isolate Kyuss_39 chromosome 7, Kyuss_2.0, whole genome shotgun sequence genome harbors these coding sequences:
- the LOC127316594 gene encoding uncharacterized protein encodes MQTPNNWFVASASTHLVVCGLQGWKDLPHELLHSILPLLSSLRDILAFAATCPPWRAAFSSYPSKYTLCPPLLIQPNIRVPAPHIPSDNGHQKLRTCKVIDPAKPNTTMHCQIDEETLHEMYFAGSSYGQLIFCSGQHCLVVDPFSGTKVSPPHFPLSIECGELSVPEFSHPPGVSYSSSEQSSYIKHFCGFLTAPLASPNSHLLVNTRFSLLDWPVGSDSWYELQLSNKWLCQIVEFNGQFIAMDYGNRIYRLQLAPQLGLQEIAITKLPGFRFLCNQNYSWLVVCGDILLRVTRFQIDHLDMSTKPAKWVEMKNLDSWALFLGGHVMSPPVSFMGPERWGGRSKCLYYARYSPAWSVYSLGDDDNPSLRYMRAWCRRLQPLWLYPSMLYRDGQ; translated from the coding sequence ATGCAAACACCAAACAATTGGTTTGTCGCCTCTGCCTCCACACATCTTGTTGTGTGCGGACTCCAAGGTTGGAAAGATCTCCCACATGAACTGCTGCACTCTATTTTGCCTCTGTTAAGCTCCCTCCGTGACATTCTCGCATTTGCTGCAACCTGCCCGCCATGGCGTGCTGCATTCTCTTCATACCCATCCAAATACACCTTATGCCCACCTCTCCTCATCCAACCTAATATCCGTGTCCCTGCTCCTCATATTCCTTCCGACAATGGTCATCAGAAGCTACGGACATGTAAGGTCATTGATCCAGCCAAACCAAACACCACCATGCACTGCCAGATTGATGAAGAAACTCTGCATGAGATGTATTTTGCTGGCTCTTCCTATGGTCAACTTATCTTTTGCAGCGGTCAACATTGTCTTGTTGTTGATCCGTTCAGTGGTACCAAGGTTTCACCTCCACATTTCCCGCTTAGCATTGAGTGTGGTGAGTTAAGCGTTCCCGAGTTTTCACATCCACCTGGGGTATCATACAGTAGCTCTGAGCAGTCTTCCTACATTAAGCACTTTTGTGGTTTTCTAACAGCTCCCCTTGCATCACCCAACTCACACCTCCTTGTCAATACTAGATTTTCACTACTTGATTGGCCAGTTGGAAGCGACTCTTGGTATGAACTCCAACTCTCTAATAAATGGTTGTGTCAGATTGTGGAGTTCAATGGTCAGTTCATCGCCATGGATTATGGTAATAGAATCTACAGGCTACAGCTGGCCCCCCAACTTGGTCTGCAGGAGATAGCAATTACAAAGTTGCCCGGTTTCAGATTTTTATGTAACCAGAATTACTCATGGCTAGTGGTCTGCGGTGACATTCTTCTCAGAGTTACCCGTTTTCAGATCGACCACCTCGACATGTCAACCAAGCCTGCAAAATGGGTAGAGATGAAAAACCTGGACAGCTGGGCTCTCTTTCTAGGGGGCCATGTGATGAGCCCACCGGTTTCTTTCATGGGCCCAGAACGGTGGGGAGGGAGAAGCAAGTGTTTGTACTATGCCCGTTACTCTCCAGCTTGGAGTGTATACTCGCTGGGAGACGATGACAATCCCTCGCTTAGATACATGAGAGCCTGGTGCCGAAGGCTGCAGCCCCTCTGGCTGTACCCAAGCATGTTGTACCGCGATGGCCAGTGA